A genomic window from Fusarium verticillioides 7600 chromosome 5, whole genome shotgun sequence includes:
- a CDS encoding osomolarity two-component system, sensor histidine kinase SLN1, which yields MRIAIREQLAALVLLAVLISLAVVSIPTWIYVNRFVVDIEREGLQLTASLKASRISAELGLIETIAMTISSRILVQTAFTNFYNTGDRNWEDAREDLESALAVSTSSGLLQVRLYSRNDTGASNGGLLNVTSLSAPEIILPYGSSTGSEIRLGDTDEGYPPTLFPNLTYINLDRPSSQRNNTTAFAAQAFPDVRIARDGGLLLGPLVLNESAALLSVTIPVRDNNDTFILGYMTVVTLAESLTAVQDSREGLGKTGTVLLIGPTDRSNRFNKTQPASNATYTPNRDEFGNVMVKFVLPPKNPEGQKDRHNVHQFVSETGNRAFPVKYYPAAFDSFTKHYDTVNNASALLNTHNEQDARVAVGFARTQTPLANWTVIVEKARSEAYKPINTLRNILLGTVFGTVGLIALLVIPCAHLSVLPIRKLKAATEKSINPPGYEDSFIDSDSEFGEEIPSSGGISRRSKKRGPIAKFIRKMQGKSNGPSSNRDIARRMFKIPAKVDDRKHFVTDELTELTRTFNDMSDELVKQYLSLEVKVAERTRELEESKKAAEAANESKTLFIANISHELKTPLNGILGMCAVCMEENDIVRIKQSLKTLYKSGDLLLHLLEDLLSFSKNQIGQQLNLELREFRLADIRSQILTIFDKQVREGKINFSVEFISSDNIDISTSPDRTNGETRLPALGPYGTGRLKDMCLWGDQHRILQVIINLVSNSLKFTPHNGSVSVRIKCLGEAETVVENESRTSSLSKNSRNNSRTGRPRQRGSASSANSGGSGNRNSIPKFKGTGTALSINPMDPKATPHVLVRERSPTPPPPGAKSYVFEFEVQDTGPGIPEHMQQKVFEPFVQGDLGLSKKFGGTGLGLSICHQLAGLMGGSISLRSTVGVGTIFTMQIPLKYVKDRTSSTASSSVKSRPASVDASDIEPQRVAPGAPKPAAETKSAGALNPQPRLVGLSQPYFAADPPSIKSAEQKMAEIDRAIASKGDQGRLRVLVADDNSTNIEVVSRMLKLEDVYDVTIAKDGQEAYDLVKATMEKNQAFDVIFMDVQMPNLDGLQSTRLIREMGYTSPIVALTAFSEESNVKECIDSGMDEFLAKPIRRPALKQVLKKFATIPEEPEDEKRSSSLKPKARTNGNAIQPHKEAENGAPREKHG from the exons ATGAGGATCGCCATTCGTGAGCAGCTTGCAgccctcgttcttcttgccGTTCTCATATCCCTCGCCGTTGTCTCCATTCCAACATGGATCTATGTCAATCGCTTTGTAGTCGACATCGAGCGCGAGGGTCTGCAGCTCACAGCTTCCCTCAAAGCATCCCGGATCTCTGCAGAGCTCGGCCTCATTGAGACCATTGCCATGACCATTTCTTCTCGAATTCTCGTTCAAACAGCATTCACAAATTTCTACAATACTGGTGACCGAAACTGGGAAGATGCCCgcgaagatcttgagagcgCACTTGCTGTCAGCACCAGTTCTGGTCTGTTGCAAGTAAGGCTATATTCGAGGAATGACACGGGCGCTTCCAATGGCGGTTTACTCAACGTGACCTCCCTTTCTGCACCTGAGATCATTCTGCCCTACGGCAGTTCAACTGGCTCCGAGATACGACTCGGCGATACTGATGAGGGCTACCCACCAACTCTTTTCCCTAATCTCACATATATCAATCTTGATCGGCCAAGTTCTCAGCGCAATAACACAACAGCTTTTGCAGCCCAAGCATTCCCAGATGTTAGGATTGCCCGCGATGGTGGCTTATTGCTGGGGCCACTAGTTCTCAATGAGAGTGCCGCTCTCCTTTCCGTAACAATTCCTGTTCGGGACAACAACGATACCTTTATCCTTGGCTACATGACTGTGGTTACGCTTGCCGAGTCACTCACCGCCGTTCAGGATTCTCGTGAAGGATTGGGAAAGACGGGTACCGTCCTACTCATTGGCCCTACTGATCGGTCAAATCGTTTTAACAAAACTCAGCCCGCCAGCAATGCGACATACACTCCCAACCGTGACGAATTTGGTAATGTGATGGTCAAATTTGTCCTTCCTCCTAAGAATCCGGAAGGACAAAAGGATCGTCATAATGTTCATCAGTTTGTCAGCGAGACTGGTAATAGAGCATTTCCTGTCAAGTATTACCCAGCAGCGTTCGATTCGTTCACAAAACATTATGATACTGTCAATAACGCCAGCGCTCTCCTCAACACACACAACGAACAAGACGCCCGTGTCGCAGTTGGATTTGCTCGAACGCAAACTCCTCTGGCAAACTGGACTGTTATTGTCGAGAAAGCCAGATCAGAAGCTTATAAGCCGATCAACACTTTGCGGAACATCCTGCTTGGCACCGTGTTCGGTACTGTCGGCTTGATAGCCTTGCTGGTCATTCCATGTGCTCACCTTAGCGTGTTGCCCATTCGAAAACTCAAAGCGGCCACAgaaaagtcaatcaatccCCCAGGATATGAAGACTCATTTATCGATTCGGATTCCGAGTTCGGAGAGGAGATTCCAAGTTCTGGAGGGATATCACGACGATCCAAAAAGCGAGGGCCAATAGCGAAATTCATTCGAAAAATGCAAGGAAAGTCGAATGGACCGAGTTCAAATCGAGATATTGCCCGCCGAATGTTCAAAATCCCTGCAAAGGTTGATGACCGGAAGCACTTTGTTACGGATGAGCTAACTGAGCTGACACGAACCTTCAACGATATGAGTGACGAACTGGTAAAACAATATCTTTCccttgaggtcaaggtggCAGAACGAACAAgggagttggaggagagcaagAAGGCAGCGGAGGCGGCTAATGAGAGCAAGACGCTTTTCATTGCCAACATTTCCCACGAACTGAAGACGCCCCTGAACGGCATCCTTGGCATGTGTGCCGTGTGCATGGAAGAGAACGACATCGTTAGGATTAAGCAATCCCTAAAGACACTCTACAAATCCGGCGACTTGCTGCTTCATCTCTTGGAGgacttgttgagcttctccaagaaccagATTGGCCAGCAGCTCAACCTTGAACTGAGGGAATTCCGACTGGCCGACATCAGATCACAGATTTTGACCATTTTCGACAAGCAGGTTCGAGAAGGAAAGATCAACTTCTCGGTAGAGTTTATCAGCTCCGACAATATCGACATTAGCACAAGTCCAGACAGAACAAATGGGGAGACAAGATTACCAGCACTTGGCCCCTATGGAACTGGAAGACTGAAAGACATGTGTCTATGGGGCGATCAACACCGAATACTTCAGGTCATCATAAATTTGGTGAGCAACAGTTTGAAGTTTACGCCTCACAATGGCAGCGTCTCAGTCCGCATTAAGTGTCTcggagaagcagaaaccgTTGTTGAGAACGAAAGCCGTACATCATCGCTATCGAAGAACTCGCGGAACAACTCACGAACTGGGCGTCCTCGACAACGCGGAAGCGCCAGCTCAGCAAACTCAGGAGGCTCAGGAAACCGAAACTCGATCCCGAAGTTCAAGGGCACGGGAACTGCCTTGTCCATCAACCCTATGGACCCAAAGGCAACCCCTCATGTCCTGGTTCGAGAGCGATCCCCTACGCCCCCTCCACCAGGTGCGAAGTCGTATGTGTTCGAATTTGAAGTACAGGACACTGGCCCCGGCATACCTGAACATATGCAGCAAAAGGTTTTTGAGCCCTTTGTCCAAGGAGATCTGGGTCTGAGCAAGAAATTTGGTGGTACTGGATTGGGATTGAGTATCTGCCACCAGCTAGCAGGCCTCATGGGTGGTTCTATCAGCCTGCGTAGCACTGTGGGCGTCGGCACAATCTTCACTATGCAGATTCCGCTAAAATACGTGAAGGATCG AACTTCCAGCACTGCATCGAGCAGTGTGAAATCCCGCCCAGCAAGCGTAGATGCTAGCGACATAGAGCCACAGCGCGTTGCTCCTGGTGCCCCGAAACCTGCAGCTGAAACCAAGTCAGCCGGTGCTCTCAACCCACAACCTCGACTGGTCGGGCTAAGCCAGCCATACTTCGCTGCTGACCCTCCATCTATCAAGAGTGCAGAAcagaagatggctgagattgaTCGGGCCATTGCCAGTAAGGGTGACCAAGGCAGGCTACGCGTTCTGGTAGCCGATGATAACTCAACCAACATCGAAGTTGTCAGCCGCATGCTGAAACTCGAGGACGTTTACGATGTGACTATTGCGAAGGATGGCCAAGAGGCCTACGATCTGGTGAAAGCAACAATGGAGAAGAACCAAGCGTTTGACGTGATTTTCATGGACGTCCAAATGCCCAACCTTGATGGGTTGCAAAGCACTCGGCTTATCCGTGAGATGGGCTACACATCCCCCATCGTTGCTttgacagccttctcagAGGAGAGTAATGTGAAAGAATGCATTGACTCGGGTATGGACGAGTTTCTCGCCAAACCTATCAGACGGCCGGCCCTTAAACAAGTGCTGAAGAAGTTTGCAACAATCCCGGAGGAGCCGGAAGACGAAAAGCGCTCTTCTTCGCTGAAACCGAAAGCTAGAACGAATGGCAATGCCATTCAGCCACacaaggaggccgagaacgGTGCACCTCGAGAGAAACATGGATGA